One window from the genome of Rufibacter tibetensis encodes:
- a CDS encoding metallophosphoesterase family protein — MARYAISDIHGCLATFKKMVEEVIQLEPTDHLYLLGDYINKGPDSKGVLDYIFSLQRQGFQLTCLRGNHDQLLLDAIDKGEHTVWLSEEDKQKTLQNFGVSHFKDIPSNYIAFIRSLPLLVLLDDFILVHAGLDFSHSNPLLSSNHLLLNTKHMQPSLAKLGERRLVHGHLPLPQPVIERAVQKKRLSINIDGGCVYFLNKEFGNLCSLNLDKLSLFFLSNLDQPYYIKVK, encoded by the coding sequence ATGGCTCGTTACGCAATCTCCGACATTCATGGCTGCCTAGCCACTTTTAAAAAGATGGTGGAAGAAGTAATACAGCTTGAGCCAACCGACCATTTATATCTGCTAGGAGATTACATCAACAAGGGCCCGGATAGCAAGGGCGTACTGGACTACATCTTTTCCCTGCAACGCCAGGGCTTCCAACTCACCTGCCTCCGAGGCAACCATGACCAACTACTATTAGACGCCATAGACAAAGGAGAGCATACCGTTTGGCTTTCTGAAGAAGACAAGCAGAAGACGCTTCAGAACTTTGGTGTCTCTCATTTCAAAGACATTCCCTCTAACTACATTGCCTTTATCAGATCACTCCCTCTCTTAGTTCTGCTGGATGACTTCATTCTGGTGCACGCCGGTTTAGACTTCAGTCACTCCAACCCCCTCCTCTCCAGCAATCACCTCCTGCTAAACACCAAACACATGCAACCTTCCCTTGCCAAATTAGGCGAACGAAGATTGGTGCACGGCCATTTACCTCTTCCCCAACCTGTTATTGAAAGAGCAGTCCAAAAAAAAAGACTTTCTATAAATATAGATGGAGGCTGCGTTTATTTTTTAAACAAAGAATTTGGAAATCTTTGCAGCCTAAATCTGGACAAACTTTCACTTTTCTTCTTATCTAATCTAGACCAACCGTATTATATCAAGGTTAAATAA
- a CDS encoding SDR family oxidoreductase, whose product MATEYPQEVPDQHQEHQPGLEHEMIQEPIVIRKNYKGSEKLKGKKALITGGDSGIGRSVAVHFAREGADVAIVYLDEEQDAQDTRKLVEAEGQKCVLIPGDLRDENFCKQSVERAVQELGGLNILVNNAAEQHEKNDLREITSEQLEKTFKTNIFAYIYVAQAALNHLKEGDCIINTTSITSYRGSSHLMDYASTKGAITSFTRSLSQNLAEGGIRVNAVAPGPIWTPLIPATLEKVGDFGKDQPMGRLGQPAEVAPAYVFLASEDGSYITGQTIHVNGGEQIGG is encoded by the coding sequence ATGGCAACAGAATATCCGCAGGAAGTTCCAGATCAGCACCAAGAGCACCAACCCGGCCTTGAACACGAGATGATTCAGGAGCCCATCGTGATCAGGAAAAACTACAAAGGCAGTGAAAAACTGAAAGGCAAGAAAGCGTTAATCACCGGCGGAGACAGCGGCATTGGCAGGTCGGTGGCGGTGCATTTCGCCCGGGAAGGGGCAGATGTAGCCATTGTGTACCTGGACGAGGAGCAGGATGCGCAAGACACCCGCAAATTAGTAGAAGCGGAAGGGCAGAAGTGCGTGCTCATTCCCGGCGACTTACGTGACGAAAACTTCTGCAAGCAATCTGTGGAACGGGCAGTACAGGAACTAGGCGGTCTCAACATTCTGGTGAACAATGCCGCCGAGCAGCACGAGAAAAACGATCTGCGCGAGATTACTTCTGAGCAACTGGAGAAAACTTTCAAGACAAACATCTTCGCGTACATCTACGTGGCCCAAGCAGCGCTGAACCACCTGAAAGAAGGGGACTGTATTATCAACACCACCTCCATTACGTCTTACCGCGGCTCCAGCCATCTGATGGACTACGCTTCTACTAAAGGCGCTATTACTTCCTTTACCCGGTCCCTGTCGCAGAACCTGGCAGAAGGAGGCATCAGGGTGAATGCTGTGGCTCCGGGACCAATCTGGACGCCGCTTATTCCGGCTACTTTGGAAAAAGTAGGCGATTTCGGGAAAGACCAGCCAATGGGCCGCTTAGGTCAGCCTGCAGAGGTGGCGCCAGCTTATGTTTTCCTGGCATCAGAGGACGGTTCTTATATAACCGGGCAAACCATTCACGTGAATGGCGGCGAACAGATAGGCGGATAA
- a CDS encoding 4a-hydroxytetrahydrobiopterin dehydratase, translating to MWTEQDNQLSQNFQFKDFKEAFAFMTEVAIVAEELNHHPWWSNSYNKVEMRLTTHDAGNTVTDKDHVLAQRISVLAERYGV from the coding sequence ATGTGGACCGAACAAGACAACCAGCTTAGCCAGAACTTCCAATTCAAAGATTTCAAAGAGGCTTTCGCCTTCATGACCGAGGTCGCCATAGTAGCCGAGGAGCTGAACCACCACCCGTGGTGGAGCAACAGTTACAACAAAGTAGAGATGCGGCTCACCACCCATGATGCTGGCAACACCGTCACAGACAAAGACCATGTGTTGGCGCAGCGCATTAGTGTCTTAGCCGAGCGGTACGGGGTCTGA
- the rsmI gene encoding 16S rRNA (cytidine(1402)-2'-O)-methyltransferase, with amino-acid sequence MAEPIEETSLYLVPTPIGNLEDITLRAIRILKEVDVVLAEDTRTSGKLLNHLGIDKRMHSHHLHNEHKAVAHLVERLKKGEKMAMVSDAGTPGISDPGFLLVRACVQEGIKIECLPGPTAFVPALVKSGFSTDRFTFEGFLPIKKGRQTRLQSLAQEERTMIFYESPHRVLKTLEQFKEVFGAERMVSVSREISKMFEETLNGTLEEMVQTFTTKAIKGEFVIVVQGNK; translated from the coding sequence ATGGCCGAGCCTATAGAAGAAACCAGTTTGTATTTAGTGCCCACACCTATCGGGAACCTGGAGGACATCACCCTCCGGGCAATTCGTATCCTGAAAGAGGTAGACGTGGTGCTTGCCGAAGATACCCGCACCAGCGGAAAGCTCCTGAACCATTTGGGCATTGACAAACGCATGCACAGCCACCACCTGCACAATGAGCACAAAGCCGTGGCGCATTTAGTGGAGCGCCTGAAGAAAGGCGAGAAAATGGCCATGGTCTCAGATGCCGGAACCCCCGGAATCTCTGATCCTGGCTTTTTGTTAGTGCGAGCATGCGTGCAGGAAGGCATCAAGATTGAGTGCCTCCCTGGCCCTACCGCGTTTGTGCCGGCACTGGTAAAATCTGGCTTCAGTACCGATCGTTTCACGTTTGAAGGATTCCTGCCCATTAAGAAAGGACGCCAGACGCGATTGCAGAGCCTGGCGCAGGAAGAACGCACCATGATTTTCTATGAGTCGCCGCATCGGGTGCTCAAGACGCTGGAGCAGTTCAAAGAAGTGTTCGGGGCAGAGCGCATGGTCTCGGTGAGCCGTGAAATAAGTAAGATGTTTGAGGAAACTCTAAACGGCACCTTGGAAGAGATGGTGCAGACGTTTACTACCAAAGCAATCAAAGGAGAATTTGTCATTGTTGTTCAAGGAAACAAATAA
- the lnt gene encoding apolipoprotein N-acyltransferase, whose translation MAFLSAFLLWLGWPVKPLAIFLFIGWVPFLFMERAISAKNEPKRGRTFFKNAYLMLLLWNIFTTYWVSYSTLGGGIAAVVFNALFMSVPMMAFFWTKRAAGNTIGYLSLPVYWIAFEQFHLNWDLSWPWLTLGNGFASLPSWVQWYEYTGFLGGSLWVWVVNLLVFFAITSPKKKASKWVAPALVLLLPIALSFYIGSQYQEQGDAAEIVVVQPNVDPYKEKFEGGEGYIPFEQQFERLIKLSEEQITPNTRFVLWPETSISNGINWEEGFERTPISYTLRDFLNRHPGLELVSGITSARLYPDSTKKSATARFHEQIGYYDVYNAGLHFKPTGQHEFYHKSKLVPGVEKTPYPGMFKALKMFAIDLGGIAGNMGTQETRAVFKHSQNPDLVGAPVVCYESIYGEYVSEYIRNGASAIFIITNDAWWSDSPGYKQHLAYASLRAIETRRSVARSANTGISGFINQKGELLQKSGWWVPAALRGEIRFNQEQTFYTRHGEFIGHGTQWLAIGLVAVAIVLGLIRRTAKR comes from the coding sequence TTGGCGTTTCTGAGCGCCTTCTTATTGTGGTTGGGTTGGCCGGTGAAACCACTGGCTATTTTCTTGTTTATAGGCTGGGTGCCGTTCCTATTCATGGAGCGGGCCATCTCGGCTAAAAATGAGCCTAAGCGCGGACGCACGTTCTTCAAGAACGCGTACTTGATGCTACTGCTCTGGAACATCTTCACCACGTATTGGGTGAGTTACTCCACGCTGGGCGGCGGTATAGCAGCCGTGGTGTTCAATGCGCTGTTCATGTCAGTGCCCATGATGGCGTTCTTCTGGACCAAACGAGCCGCGGGTAACACCATTGGGTACTTAAGTTTGCCCGTGTACTGGATCGCGTTTGAGCAGTTTCACCTCAACTGGGACTTAAGCTGGCCCTGGCTTACGCTGGGCAACGGCTTTGCGTCTTTGCCAAGCTGGGTGCAGTGGTATGAATATACCGGCTTCTTGGGCGGCTCGCTTTGGGTGTGGGTTGTGAACCTGCTGGTGTTTTTCGCTATTACTTCTCCGAAGAAAAAAGCGAGTAAATGGGTTGCGCCAGCGTTGGTGCTCCTGCTACCCATAGCGCTGTCGTTTTATATTGGCAGTCAATACCAGGAACAAGGCGATGCCGCCGAGATTGTAGTGGTGCAGCCCAACGTAGATCCGTACAAAGAGAAGTTTGAGGGTGGTGAAGGCTACATTCCGTTTGAGCAACAGTTTGAACGGTTAATCAAGTTGTCAGAAGAGCAGATTACGCCTAACACCAGGTTTGTGCTCTGGCCCGAAACGTCTATCAGCAACGGCATTAACTGGGAAGAAGGCTTTGAGCGGACGCCCATCAGTTACACCTTACGCGATTTCCTGAACCGGCATCCGGGTTTGGAGTTGGTATCTGGGATTACCTCTGCCCGGTTGTATCCAGATTCTACCAAGAAAAGCGCCACCGCTCGTTTCCACGAGCAGATTGGCTATTATGACGTGTACAACGCTGGTCTGCACTTCAAACCAACTGGTCAGCACGAGTTCTACCACAAATCAAAACTGGTGCCGGGCGTAGAGAAGACACCTTATCCGGGGATGTTCAAAGCCTTGAAGATGTTCGCCATTGATTTGGGCGGCATTGCCGGGAACATGGGCACGCAGGAAACCCGAGCCGTTTTCAAGCACAGCCAGAACCCAGATCTGGTGGGAGCGCCGGTGGTGTGTTACGAATCCATCTATGGCGAGTACGTGAGCGAATACATCCGGAACGGAGCCAGCGCCATTTTCATCATCACCAATGATGCCTGGTGGAGCGATTCGCCGGGATACAAGCAGCACCTGGCATATGCCTCTTTGCGGGCCATTGAAACCAGACGGTCGGTGGCGCGTTCAGCCAATACAGGTATCTCGGGGTTCATCAACCAGAAAGGTGAGTTGTTGCAGAAATCAGGTTGGTGGGTGCCTGCCGCCTTGCGCGGAGAAATCAGGTTTAACCAAGAGCAGACATTCTACACTCGCCACGGCGAGTTCATTGGGCACGGGACACAGTGGTTAGCCATTGGGTTGGTGGCAGTGGCTATTGTGCTCGGGCTTATCCGACGTACCGCCAAAAGATAA
- a CDS encoding inositol monophosphatase family protein, with the protein MTDISSLRDQVVVLTKEVGKFIFQEASNFDVSKLEHKGLNNLVSYVDKEAELRLVAGLEKLIPEAGFITEEETKTEQAEEFNWIIDPLDGTTNFIHGLPVYSVSIALMQRDELMIGVVYDITRDECYHAVKGGGAFCNDRKISVSDAPTLGDSLIATGFPYYSFDAMQKYLQVMGAFMQGCHGVRRLGSAALDLAYVAAGKFEGYFEFNINSYDVAGGALLVQEAGGQVTDFRGGKDYVFGRQICVSNNPTVQQEMLKLIEPFWKE; encoded by the coding sequence ATGACAGACATATCATCGCTTCGGGACCAGGTAGTAGTCCTTACCAAAGAAGTAGGCAAGTTCATCTTTCAGGAAGCCTCTAACTTTGACGTGTCCAAACTGGAGCACAAAGGGCTGAACAACCTGGTTTCCTACGTAGACAAAGAAGCCGAACTGCGTTTAGTGGCCGGTTTAGAGAAATTGATCCCAGAGGCAGGTTTCATAACTGAAGAAGAAACCAAAACAGAGCAAGCCGAGGAGTTCAACTGGATCATTGACCCACTAGACGGCACTACCAACTTTATCCATGGCTTGCCGGTGTACTCGGTAAGCATTGCCCTTATGCAGCGGGATGAACTTATGATAGGCGTAGTCTATGATATTACTCGCGATGAGTGCTACCACGCGGTGAAAGGCGGCGGTGCCTTCTGCAATGACCGTAAGATATCAGTTTCTGATGCTCCTACCCTGGGTGATTCGCTTATTGCCACTGGGTTCCCTTACTACAGCTTTGACGCTATGCAGAAATACCTGCAGGTGATGGGTGCCTTTATGCAGGGTTGCCATGGTGTACGCCGCCTAGGGTCTGCCGCCCTGGACTTGGCCTACGTAGCGGCCGGAAAGTTTGAAGGATATTTTGAGTTCAACATCAATTCGTATGACGTGGCCGGGGGTGCCCTGCTGGTGCAGGAGGCCGGTGGTCAGGTAACAGACTTCAGGGGAGGCAAAGATTACGTATTCGGACGGCAGATCTGCGTGAGCAACAACCCTACCGTGCAACAAGAGATGCTAAAACTGATTGAGCCTTTCTGGAAAGAATAG
- a CDS encoding FeoB-associated Cys-rich membrane protein has product MVQEIIVFLVFALAAVYLLRMGYKSFFSKNAGCDKGCGGACSTIDLAKIEREMKAKQAYK; this is encoded by the coding sequence ATGGTACAGGAAATCATTGTTTTTTTAGTCTTCGCTTTAGCGGCAGTTTACCTGCTTCGGATGGGGTACAAAAGCTTCTTTTCCAAAAACGCTGGTTGTGACAAGGGCTGCGGCGGAGCCTGCTCTACCATTGATCTGGCTAAGATTGAACGCGAAATGAAGGCAAAGCAAGCCTATAAATAG
- a CDS encoding mechanosensitive ion channel family protein has protein sequence MTDINEAFQLLWRKLEIWMKQIVLMLPNLFLAMLVLVLTFVAARLFRRTSDKLLIRFTHSSALNNLVGTTVYVGTLTLGIFFTLSILKLDKTVTTLLAGAGIIGLALGFAFQDIAANFISGVIIAFRKPFVVGDVIDTNDHFGTIERINLRTVDIRRQTGELVKVPNRKVFESALTNFSHYGIRRIDLKVGVSYAEDLERVQQVVKEAMVDIRNMISGKEVEVVYEEFGDSSINFLVRYWISYKRQTDFVYAKSDAIIKIKKAFDANNIEIPFPITTLNFGVKGGKDLSIALKEAVPKLDQPLELKVGARENTNGEDKTKEAEE, from the coding sequence GTGACTGATATAAACGAAGCGTTTCAACTCTTATGGCGCAAGCTTGAGATCTGGATGAAGCAGATTGTGCTCATGCTGCCTAACCTGTTCCTGGCCATGCTGGTGCTGGTGCTCACCTTTGTGGCTGCCCGGCTTTTTCGCCGCACGTCCGATAAATTGCTCATTCGGTTCACCCATAGCAGCGCCCTCAATAACCTGGTGGGCACCACCGTTTATGTAGGCACCCTTACCCTGGGCATTTTCTTTACCTTAAGTATCCTAAAGCTGGATAAAACGGTCACCACGTTGTTGGCGGGTGCTGGTATCATCGGTTTGGCCCTGGGTTTTGCCTTCCAAGACATTGCCGCCAACTTCATCTCCGGGGTGATCATCGCCTTCAGAAAGCCCTTTGTGGTAGGCGATGTAATAGACACCAATGATCATTTCGGGACAATTGAGCGGATTAACCTACGGACGGTAGATATCAGACGTCAAACGGGCGAGTTGGTAAAGGTGCCTAACCGTAAAGTCTTTGAATCTGCCTTGACCAACTTCTCGCATTACGGCATCAGGAGGATTGATCTGAAGGTAGGCGTTTCCTATGCCGAGGACCTGGAGCGGGTGCAGCAGGTGGTGAAAGAGGCCATGGTGGATATCCGGAACATGATTTCAGGCAAAGAGGTGGAAGTGGTATACGAAGAGTTTGGAGACAGCAGCATCAACTTTTTGGTGCGCTACTGGATCAGTTACAAGCGCCAGACAGACTTTGTGTACGCCAAGAGTGACGCCATTATCAAGATCAAAAAAGCCTTTGACGCGAACAACATTGAAATTCCGTTCCCCATCACTACGCTCAACTTTGGGGTGAAGGGCGGCAAAGATTTGTCTATAGCTCTAAAAGAGGCTGTTCCGAAACTTGACCAACCGCTGGAACTGAAAGTGGGGGCTAGAGAGAATACCAATGGAGAGGACAAAACAAAAGAGGCCGAAGAATAA